One Lemur catta isolate mLemCat1 chromosome 15, mLemCat1.pri, whole genome shotgun sequence genomic window carries:
- the SLC35G6 gene encoding solute carrier family 35 member G6: MAGSHPYFNLPDFTQPSPPSTPPSLPSHQRYCRPSDATKGLLVALLGGGLPAGFVGPFSRMAYQASHLPSLELLICRCLFHLPIALLLKLRRDPLLGPPDVRGRAFLHALLNVLSIGCAYSAVQVVPAGNAATVRKGSSTVCSALLALCLESQGLSGYDWCGLLGSTLGLIIIVGPGLGTLQEGTTGLYTALGYVLAFLGGLALSLGLLVYRSLHFPSCLPTVAFLFGLVGLLGSVPGLFVLQTPVLPNDPLSWSCVGAVSILALVSFACVSYAVTKAHPALVCAVLHSEVVVALMLQYYVLYETVAPSDIMGAGVVLGSIAIITAQNLSCEKEGQVEE; the protein is encoded by the exons ATG GCTGGCAGTCACCCCTACTTCAACCTGCCCGACTTCACCCAGCCATCGCCGCCCTCCACTCCGCCCAGCCTCCCCTCGCACCAGCGCTACTGCCGGCCTTCCGATGCCACCAAGGGCCTGCTCGTGGCCCTGCTGGGTGGGGGCCTGCCCGCTGGCTTCGTGGGCCCCTTCTCCCGTATGGCTTACCAGGCTTCCCACTTGCCCTCACTGGAGCTGCTCATCTGCCGATGCCTCTTTCATCTCCCCATTGCCCTGCTACTTAAACTGCGTCGTGACCCACTGTTGGGACCTCCTGATGTCCGAGGCCGGGCCTTCCTCCACGCCCTGCTCAACGTCCTCAGCATTGGATGTGCCTACAGTGCCGTTCAGGTGGTGCCTGCTGGCAACGCTGCCACAGTTCGCAAAGGCTCTTCCACTGTTTGCTCTGCTCTCCTTGCCCTCTGCCTTGAGAGCCAGGGTCTCAGCGGCTACGACTGGTGTGGACTGTTGGGCAGCACCCTGGGACTAATCATCATTGTGGGACCTGGACTAGGGACACTGCAGGAGGGGACCACGGGCCTCTACACTGCTCTGGGCTATGTGCTGGCTTTCCTGGGAGGCCTGGCACTGTCGCTGGGGCTTCTGGTCTATCGTTCCCTGCacttcccctcctgcctgccgACAGTGGCCTTCCTATTTGGCTTGGTGGGACTGCTGGGTTCTGTGCCAGGCCTTTTTGTGCTGCAGACCCCTGTGCTACCTAACGACCCTCTGAGTTGGAGTTGTGTGGGGGCAGTGAGCATCCTTGCCTTGGTCTCCTTTGCATGTGTGAGCTATGCAGTCACCaaggcccaccctgccctggtgTGTGCTGTCCTGCACTCTGAGGTGGTGGTGGCCCTGATGCTGCAGTATTATGTGCTCTATGAGACTGTGGCACCTTCTGACATCATGGGGGCAGGGGTTGTGTTGGGCAGCATTGCCATCATCACGGCCCAGAACCTCAGCTGTGAGAAGGAAGGGCAGGTGGAGGAGTGA